The following coding sequences lie in one Myxococcus xanthus genomic window:
- a CDS encoding RCC1 domain-containing protein: protein MPFPRAVFVSLALVLLGCSGSSNDLEREAPPNDAESTKAEDSLAGLTRIATAEYQAFYLVDGQVLGIGSNRAGQLGVGHSIAGNHVPPIRISLPEHLRFKDVAGGGFQSLALDTQGRVWTFGQNLYGQRGDGTTNDSPNSSTTPNNGQPYLILTDATGAVFDNVVAVRSAMLFNMALKADGSVWVWGMSGTAIGNTLGIAGDGNTSARNITRPTRVPLPPGVRITSFTTNDNTLFATDDAGTVWAWGGGTAAGETLGTGRHNDYARPNPVNIPVKVTEVAAGGSRWVVALDEHGDLWGWGIQGTYLGLGNPAGGWYPVATPVKLSFPVFGARKVTHVSANGHATHAILDDGSLWGWGDSAMGEVGNGVMLDFATYHTPYRWDWSQYQMMVFDPVRIAPGVTFRALHNTAQSFYGYATATDGTIYSWGRNKTGVLGNGVLPTGDLANRPDSWNVATATAVPAHLLDFAIPTPSK from the coding sequence ATGCCCTTTCCTCGCGCGGTGTTCGTCTCGCTCGCCTTGGTCCTCCTCGGATGCTCCGGGTCGTCGAACGACTTGGAAAGGGAGGCGCCACCGAATGACGCGGAGTCCACAAAGGCGGAAGACAGTCTCGCCGGACTGACTCGCATCGCGACCGCCGAGTACCAGGCGTTCTATCTGGTGGATGGGCAGGTGCTGGGTATCGGCTCCAACCGCGCTGGACAGCTCGGCGTGGGGCATTCCATTGCCGGCAACCACGTGCCCCCCATTCGAATCTCACTTCCGGAGCACCTGCGCTTCAAGGACGTCGCGGGCGGTGGGTTCCAGAGTCTGGCGCTCGACACCCAGGGGCGCGTGTGGACGTTCGGCCAGAATCTCTACGGCCAACGCGGGGATGGCACCACGAACGACTCCCCCAACTCGAGCACGACTCCGAACAACGGCCAGCCCTACCTCATCCTCACCGACGCCACGGGCGCGGTGTTCGACAATGTCGTCGCGGTGCGCAGCGCGATGCTCTTCAACATGGCCTTGAAGGCAGACGGCTCCGTCTGGGTCTGGGGCATGAGCGGCACGGCGATTGGCAACACGCTGGGCATTGCCGGCGATGGCAACACCAGCGCGCGCAACATCACCCGCCCCACACGCGTCCCCCTGCCCCCAGGCGTGCGAATCACCTCATTCACCACCAACGACAACACCCTCTTCGCGACGGATGACGCGGGAACGGTGTGGGCCTGGGGTGGTGGCACCGCTGCGGGGGAGACATTGGGCACGGGCAGGCACAACGACTATGCGCGGCCGAATCCGGTGAACATCCCCGTCAAGGTGACGGAAGTCGCCGCGGGTGGCAGTCGCTGGGTGGTGGCGCTGGATGAGCACGGCGACCTGTGGGGCTGGGGCATCCAGGGCACCTATCTGGGCCTGGGCAATCCCGCGGGCGGGTGGTACCCGGTGGCCACGCCGGTGAAGCTGTCCTTCCCGGTGTTCGGCGCACGCAAGGTCACCCACGTGTCCGCGAACGGCCACGCCACCCACGCCATCCTGGACGACGGCTCGCTGTGGGGCTGGGGCGACAGCGCGATGGGTGAAGTCGGCAACGGGGTGATGCTGGACTTCGCCACCTACCACACGCCCTACCGTTGGGACTGGTCGCAGTATCAGATGATGGTCTTCGACCCCGTGCGGATTGCCCCGGGCGTCACCTTCAGGGCCCTGCACAACACCGCGCAGTCGTTCTACGGCTACGCCACGGCCACGGATGGGACCATCTACTCCTGGGGCCGGAACAAGACGGGTGTGCTGGGCAACGGCGTGCTGCCCACGGGTGACCTGGCCAACCGGCCGGACAGTTGGAACGTGGCAACCGCCACGGCAGTGCCCGCGCACCTGCTCGACTTCGCCATCCCGACGCCGTCGAAGTAG
- a CDS encoding sensor histidine kinase: protein MAETLFEELKRYVGFCSADEQALMTLHATAKPHFPRFARVFYDRILEHEGARQALEGGESQVGHLRGTLQVWMDQLLRGPWDEVYYALRCRIGRMHVRIALPQHYMFGAMNVLRQEFNSHIDATYLEQPAALRAARSAVGKILDLELAIMLHTYREDLLAQQARSERLSTFGQLVGSIGHELRNPLGVIETSLYILRGRPGAVDERTTKHLDRIGDQVGIANRIVSDLLDMIRDRPLHRQEVWLDEVWQEALKAVQRPDTVVVSAEGLTSLPAVQGDAGQLRQVFVNLLDNAVQALEETGGTVSLSAATCEPGMVELVLEDSGPGVSDVIRRRLFEPLMTTKARGIGLGLALVKRIVERHGGSIAYVPRPGAGARFVIRLSLVASEETHAPVPPAG, encoded by the coding sequence ATGGCGGAAACCTTGTTCGAGGAATTGAAGCGGTACGTGGGGTTCTGCTCGGCGGACGAGCAGGCTCTCATGACCTTGCACGCCACCGCGAAGCCCCACTTCCCGCGCTTCGCTCGTGTCTTCTACGACCGCATCCTGGAGCATGAGGGGGCTCGGCAGGCGCTCGAAGGGGGAGAGAGCCAGGTGGGGCACCTGCGCGGCACCTTGCAGGTGTGGATGGACCAGCTCCTCCGCGGCCCCTGGGACGAGGTCTATTACGCGCTGCGCTGCCGCATTGGCCGCATGCACGTGCGCATCGCCCTGCCGCAGCACTACATGTTCGGCGCGATGAACGTCCTGCGGCAGGAGTTCAACAGCCACATCGACGCCACCTACCTGGAGCAGCCCGCGGCGCTCCGCGCGGCCCGCTCCGCGGTGGGGAAGATTCTCGACCTGGAGCTGGCCATCATGCTCCACACGTACCGGGAAGATCTGCTGGCGCAGCAGGCGCGCAGCGAGCGGCTGTCCACCTTTGGCCAACTGGTGGGCTCCATCGGCCACGAGCTGCGCAATCCGCTGGGCGTCATCGAGACGTCGCTCTACATCCTCCGGGGGCGCCCGGGGGCCGTGGACGAGCGCACGACGAAGCACCTGGACCGCATTGGCGACCAGGTGGGCATCGCCAACCGCATCGTCTCCGACCTGCTGGACATGATTCGGGACCGGCCCCTGCACCGGCAGGAGGTCTGGTTGGACGAGGTCTGGCAGGAAGCGCTCAAGGCCGTGCAGCGGCCCGACACTGTCGTCGTGAGCGCGGAGGGACTGACCTCATTGCCCGCGGTTCAAGGAGACGCGGGGCAGTTGCGCCAGGTGTTCGTGAACCTGCTCGACAACGCCGTCCAGGCCCTGGAGGAGACGGGCGGGACGGTGTCACTGTCCGCCGCCACGTGCGAGCCGGGGATGGTGGAGCTGGTGCTGGAGGATTCCGGGCCGGGCGTCAGCGACGTCATCCGCCGCCGCCTCTTCGAGCCGCTGATGACGACGAAGGCGCGCGGCATCGGGCTCGGGCTCGCGCTGGTCAAGCGCATCGTGGAGCGGCATGGGGGGAGCATCGCGTATGTCCCCCGTCCCGGAGCGGGAGCGCGCTTCGTGATTCGGCTTTCCCTCGTCGCTTCGGAGGAGACGCATGCGCCAGTACCTCCTGCTGGATGA
- a CDS encoding response regulator, with protein MAQNILIVDDESSLCWVLGQFFSGAGYRVDSAGSLDEALDLMTTGRYDLVISDLRLSGTLSEEGLMLADFVRRYTPQTRVVLLTAFATQELTDRAQALGVDLVLSKPQPLPALAEHVSRLLAAAAV; from the coding sequence GTGGCACAGAACATCCTGATCGTCGACGACGAGTCTTCCCTCTGCTGGGTGTTGGGCCAGTTCTTCTCCGGGGCCGGCTACCGCGTGGACTCGGCGGGCTCGCTGGACGAAGCGTTGGACCTGATGACGACGGGCCGCTACGACCTGGTCATCAGCGACCTGCGCCTGAGCGGAACGCTCTCCGAAGAAGGGCTGATGCTGGCGGACTTCGTGCGCCGCTACACGCCCCAGACGCGGGTGGTGCTGCTGACGGCGTTCGCCACCCAGGAGCTCACCGACCGCGCGCAGGCGCTGGGCGTGGACCTGGTGCTTTCCAAGCCGCAGCCGCTGCCCGCGCTGGCCGAGCACGTCTCACGCCTGCTCGCCGCCGCCGCGGTGTAG
- a CDS encoding SRPBCC family protein yields MKAALWGIGGAGLGLGLMYWTDPRSGRWRRSHLQGKAVHAAHEAGGAVGVVARDLSQRSRGVFFESMRKLHRAPVEDLVLEERVRSALGRVCSHPGAIRVMARDGLVRLEGPILREELRRVLPRIGKVQGVHGLDNQLVPYAEGSAHPALQGGSMRSGESRIFLQEHWSPSERLFGALGGLTLAAWGLGRRGLTGTLAALGGVMLGTRAFTNLGLRRLTGMGAGRRAITLHKDINVNAPVEEVFAFWREMQNFPRFMTHVDEVIPGVEGRSHWKVRGPAGLHFEWDAVVTKFVPNKVLAWKSVEGTAVENLGVIHFESTPRGGTRVDIRLSYNPPAGAIGHAFARLLGADPKKQMDDDLLRFKSLLERGRATGRETVTREQVAPRRMESRGPLTH; encoded by the coding sequence ATGAAAGCTGCCCTATGGGGAATCGGTGGCGCTGGGCTGGGCCTGGGGTTGATGTACTGGACGGATCCACGCAGTGGCCGCTGGCGCAGATCCCATCTGCAGGGGAAGGCCGTCCACGCGGCGCATGAGGCGGGAGGCGCGGTGGGCGTCGTCGCTCGGGACCTCTCGCAGCGCTCGCGCGGCGTCTTTTTCGAATCGATGCGCAAGCTGCACCGGGCACCGGTGGAGGACCTTGTCCTGGAGGAACGGGTGCGCTCGGCCCTGGGCCGGGTGTGCTCGCATCCCGGGGCGATTCGCGTGATGGCTCGGGATGGCCTGGTTCGGTTGGAGGGCCCCATCCTTCGCGAGGAACTCCGGCGCGTGCTGCCCCGCATCGGCAAGGTGCAGGGGGTGCATGGGCTGGACAACCAGCTTGTTCCGTATGCGGAGGGCTCAGCGCACCCGGCGCTGCAAGGAGGCAGCATGCGCTCGGGTGAGTCGAGGATCTTCCTCCAGGAGCACTGGTCGCCGTCCGAACGGCTCTTCGGGGCGCTGGGCGGCCTGACACTGGCGGCCTGGGGGCTGGGACGCCGGGGACTGACGGGCACCCTGGCGGCCCTGGGCGGCGTGATGCTGGGCACGCGGGCCTTCACGAACCTGGGGTTGCGACGGCTCACGGGGATGGGCGCGGGACGGCGGGCCATCACGCTTCACAAGGACATCAACGTGAACGCGCCGGTGGAGGAGGTGTTCGCCTTCTGGAGGGAGATGCAGAACTTCCCCCGGTTCATGACACACGTGGATGAAGTGATTCCGGGCGTCGAGGGCCGCTCGCACTGGAAGGTGCGCGGGCCCGCGGGGCTGCACTTCGAATGGGACGCCGTCGTCACGAAGTTCGTGCCCAACAAGGTGCTGGCCTGGAAGAGCGTGGAGGGCACGGCGGTGGAGAACCTGGGCGTCATCCACTTCGAGTCCACGCCGCGTGGCGGCACTCGGGTGGACATCCGGCTGTCCTACAACCCGCCGGCCGGGGCCATTGGCCATGCCTTCGCGAGGCTGCTGGGCGCGGACCCGAAGAAGCAGATGGATGACGACCTGCTGCGCTTCAAGTCGCTGCTGGAGCGGGGAAGGGCCACCGGCCGTGAGACGGTGACGCGCGAGCAGGTCGCGCCCCGGCGGATGGAGTCCCGGGGCCCCCTCACTCACTAG
- a CDS encoding sigma-54-dependent transcriptional regulator yields the protein MTRTRILLVDDEPGIRLGMRGFLTAHGFDVDEATSLAEAQEAFRTTRPDVAVVDYRLTDGTALELLPRLKDIDASVPLVVLTGHGSIELAVQAVKEGAEQFLTKPVELAVLKVVLDRLVSQRRERQRLLAERSRIARGTVDPFMGGSAAIRALQAQAERIIESDSPVLITGETGSGKSVLARWLHEGGPRKDAPFVDLNCAALSKDLLDSELFGHEKGAFTGAVAAKQGLLEVADRGTLFLDEIGDMDSAVQPKLLKVLEEKRFRRLGDVRDRRVDVRLIAATHQDLAVAARDKRFRSDLYFRVSTLILHVPPLRERPEDIVGMAHHFLAELGAARGRGGVGLQPDAETALTRYTWPGNIRELRNVLERAVLLSGGGPLSRGDLRFEAAAGVAASDADDHLTLEELERRHIERILRLEHGHVERAAARLGIPRSSLYERLKRLGINRSGFQKPDP from the coding sequence ATGACGCGTACCCGAATCCTTCTCGTGGACGACGAGCCCGGCATCCGCCTGGGCATGCGGGGCTTCCTCACCGCCCATGGGTTCGACGTGGACGAGGCCACCAGCCTCGCCGAGGCGCAGGAGGCGTTCCGCACCACGCGTCCGGACGTCGCGGTGGTGGACTACCGGCTCACGGACGGCACCGCGCTGGAGCTGCTGCCGCGCCTCAAGGACATCGACGCCTCGGTGCCCCTGGTGGTGCTCACCGGCCATGGCTCCATCGAGCTGGCCGTCCAGGCCGTGAAGGAAGGCGCCGAGCAGTTCCTCACCAAGCCGGTGGAGCTGGCCGTCCTCAAGGTGGTGCTGGACCGGCTGGTGTCGCAGCGCCGCGAGCGGCAGCGGCTGCTGGCGGAGCGTTCGCGCATCGCCCGTGGGACGGTGGACCCCTTCATGGGTGGCAGCGCCGCCATCCGCGCGCTCCAGGCGCAGGCCGAACGCATCATCGAAAGCGACAGCCCGGTGCTCATCACCGGCGAGACGGGCAGCGGCAAGAGCGTGCTCGCGCGGTGGCTGCATGAAGGCGGCCCGCGCAAGGACGCGCCCTTCGTGGACCTCAACTGCGCGGCGCTCTCCAAGGACTTGCTCGACTCGGAGCTGTTCGGCCACGAGAAGGGCGCCTTCACCGGCGCGGTGGCCGCCAAGCAAGGCCTGCTGGAGGTCGCCGACCGGGGCACCCTCTTCCTGGACGAGATTGGCGACATGGACTCGGCCGTCCAGCCCAAGCTCCTGAAGGTGCTGGAGGAGAAGCGCTTCCGGCGGCTGGGCGACGTAAGGGACCGCCGCGTGGACGTGCGCCTCATCGCGGCCACGCACCAGGACCTGGCCGTGGCCGCCCGGGACAAGCGGTTCCGCAGCGACCTCTACTTCCGCGTCAGCACGCTCATCCTCCATGTCCCCCCGCTGCGTGAGCGGCCCGAGGACATCGTCGGGATGGCGCACCACTTCCTGGCGGAGCTGGGCGCGGCGCGAGGCCGCGGCGGCGTGGGGCTGCAACCCGACGCGGAGACGGCCCTCACCCGCTACACCTGGCCTGGCAACATCCGCGAGCTGCGCAACGTGCTGGAGCGCGCGGTGCTGCTGTCCGGCGGCGGGCCCCTGTCCCGGGGGGACTTGCGCTTCGAGGCCGCCGCCGGCGTGGCCGCCTCCGACGCCGACGACCACCTCACCCTCGAGGAGTTGGAGCGCCGCCACATCGAGCGCATCCTCCGCCTCGAGCACGGCCACGTGGAGCGCGCCGCCGCGCGGCTCGGCATCCCCCGGTCGTCCCTCTACGAGCGGCTGAAGCGCCTGGGCATCAACCGGTCCGGATTCCAGAAACCGGATCCGTAG
- a CDS encoding fatty acid desaturase family protein translates to MTLAVPLLVDAVPQTSLPISHPHPHALSEPEAFAQDLQALKQELESSLGEADLAHARKIERWGRACSALGYATAWLMPNPVSALLIAQGNTARWTMMAHHVTHRGYDKVPGVPAHYTGKRFATGWRRFLDWPDWIHPQAWRHEHNVLHHGRTGEAVDPDLVEMNTEWLRQSRMPMLAKYALVAFFACTWKVTYYAPNTFLEWRRFERKRAGGPDEPGTLPLITAFNPFSVEGRAFWWTCLLPYAGLRFVLLPALFAPLGAWAVLSVFANSVFAEVLTNIQSFVLIAPNHAGDDLYRFEGRARSGAEFSVRQVVGSVNYATGNDVVDFLHGWLNYQIEHHLWPSLPMTRYRQAQPKVKALCEKHGVPYAQESVFRRVKRLVDIMVGRTSMRSWGPAPRG, encoded by the coding sequence ATGACCCTGGCAGTCCCCCTGCTCGTCGACGCAGTGCCGCAGACGTCCCTTCCCATCTCCCATCCCCACCCCCACGCACTCTCCGAGCCGGAGGCCTTCGCCCAGGACCTTCAGGCGCTCAAGCAGGAGCTGGAGTCTTCGCTCGGCGAGGCGGACCTGGCGCACGCGCGGAAGATTGAACGCTGGGGCCGGGCCTGTTCCGCGCTGGGCTACGCGACGGCGTGGCTGATGCCCAATCCCGTGTCGGCGCTGCTCATCGCGCAGGGAAACACGGCGCGCTGGACGATGATGGCCCATCACGTCACGCACCGAGGCTACGACAAGGTGCCGGGCGTGCCGGCGCACTACACGGGCAAGCGCTTCGCCACCGGGTGGCGCCGCTTCCTGGACTGGCCGGACTGGATTCATCCCCAGGCGTGGCGGCACGAGCACAACGTGCTGCACCACGGACGCACGGGGGAGGCGGTGGACCCGGATCTGGTGGAGATGAACACGGAGTGGCTGCGCCAATCGCGCATGCCCATGCTGGCCAAGTACGCGCTGGTGGCGTTCTTCGCCTGCACGTGGAAGGTGACGTACTACGCGCCCAACACGTTCCTGGAGTGGCGGCGCTTCGAACGCAAGCGCGCGGGAGGACCGGACGAACCAGGCACGCTGCCCCTCATCACCGCCTTCAACCCATTCTCCGTCGAAGGCCGTGCCTTCTGGTGGACGTGCCTGCTGCCCTACGCGGGCCTGCGCTTCGTGCTGCTGCCCGCGCTCTTCGCGCCACTGGGCGCGTGGGCCGTCCTCAGCGTCTTCGCCAACAGCGTCTTCGCGGAAGTGCTCACCAACATCCAGAGCTTCGTGTTGATCGCGCCCAACCACGCGGGGGACGACCTCTACCGCTTCGAGGGTCGGGCGCGCAGCGGCGCGGAGTTCTCCGTGCGGCAGGTGGTGGGCTCGGTGAACTACGCCACCGGCAACGACGTGGTGGACTTCCTCCACGGCTGGCTCAACTACCAGATCGAGCACCACCTCTGGCCCAGCTTGCCCATGACGCGTTACCGGCAGGCGCAGCCCAAGGTGAAGGCGCTGTGCGAGAAGCACGGCGTGCCCTACGCGCAGGAGAGCGTCTTCCGCCGCGTGAAGCGGTTGGTGGACATCATGGTGGGGCGGACGTCCATGCGCTCATGGGGGCCGGCTCCGCGCGGCTGA
- a CDS encoding LysR family transcriptional regulator, giving the protein MRLDLADLRLFLCIVDAGSITQGAQRANLTLASASERLRSIEDAVGVKLLERRPRGVVTTEAGDALVHHARLILHQQELLKDELNAFVSGRRGTIRLYANTAALTEYLPEKLAPWLARHPRLNIDLRERTSADIVKAVEAGLAEAGLISDAVETGTLQVRPVAPDPLVLIIPAGHPLAASKSLALRDVYREPFVGLAAESALQEHIDGHARRAGFDVSFRVRMKGFRGLCEMVSHGVGLGIVPERVANRHQREGTYRKVPLSESWAQRRLCVCFQDWDGLSSPVRELLEYLLGGGE; this is encoded by the coding sequence ATGCGGCTCGACCTCGCGGATCTTCGCTTGTTCCTCTGCATCGTGGATGCGGGGAGCATCACGCAAGGTGCCCAACGCGCGAACCTGACGCTGGCATCCGCGAGCGAGCGTCTGCGAAGCATCGAGGATGCGGTGGGCGTCAAGCTGCTCGAGCGGCGGCCTCGGGGCGTGGTCACGACCGAGGCAGGTGACGCACTCGTGCACCACGCTCGGTTGATCCTGCATCAACAGGAGTTGTTGAAGGATGAGTTGAATGCGTTTGTTTCAGGCCGGCGCGGCACCATTCGCCTCTATGCCAACACCGCGGCGCTGACCGAGTACCTGCCCGAGAAGCTGGCGCCATGGCTTGCCAGGCACCCGAGGCTGAACATCGACCTGAGAGAGCGAACCAGCGCGGATATCGTCAAGGCGGTCGAGGCAGGCCTGGCGGAGGCCGGACTGATTTCGGACGCCGTGGAGACGGGCACGCTTCAAGTCCGCCCGGTGGCGCCCGACCCCCTGGTGCTCATCATTCCCGCCGGGCACCCGCTGGCTGCATCCAAGAGCCTCGCGCTCAGGGATGTGTATCGGGAGCCCTTCGTCGGCCTGGCGGCCGAGAGCGCCTTGCAGGAGCACATTGACGGGCACGCACGTCGCGCGGGATTCGACGTGTCCTTCCGCGTCCGGATGAAGGGCTTCCGGGGGCTGTGCGAGATGGTGTCTCACGGCGTGGGCCTGGGCATCGTCCCGGAGCGCGTTGCGAATCGGCATCAGCGGGAGGGCACCTATCGGAAGGTGCCCCTGTCGGAGTCCTGGGCCCAGCGCCGACTCTGTGTCTGTTTCCAGGACTGGGACGGCCTGTCATCTCCTGTTCGTGAGTTGCTGGAGTACCTGCTCGGTGGAGGAGAATGA
- a CDS encoding phosphoribosyltransferase, producing MREPEFQDRYEGGRVLADHLRRHARQPGTLVLALPRGGVPVGAEVARELGVPLDVFLVRKLGTPGHEELAMGAIASGGVRVLNREVVDELNIGREQIEATARREAVELQRREESYREGRPLPDVRGRTVLLVDDGLATGTTMRAAVAALRLLEPAAIIVAVPVAAAESCESLAQVADEVVCVRMPEPFYSVGLWYRDFAQTEDDEVRDLLAEATRERASGETQPSA from the coding sequence ATGCGAGAGCCCGAATTCCAGGACCGCTATGAGGGAGGCCGCGTGCTAGCGGACCACCTGCGGCGCCACGCGCGGCAACCCGGCACGCTGGTGCTGGCGCTGCCACGGGGCGGCGTACCCGTGGGCGCCGAAGTCGCGCGGGAGCTCGGAGTGCCGCTCGATGTCTTCCTGGTCCGCAAGCTGGGCACGCCCGGCCACGAGGAGCTGGCCATGGGCGCCATCGCCTCCGGGGGCGTGCGGGTGCTCAACCGCGAGGTCGTGGACGAGCTGAACATCGGCCGCGAGCAGATTGAGGCCACGGCCCGCCGCGAGGCCGTGGAGCTCCAGCGGCGTGAAGAGAGCTACCGGGAAGGCCGGCCGCTCCCCGACGTGCGGGGGCGCACCGTCCTCCTGGTGGATGACGGGCTGGCCACTGGAACGACGATGCGGGCGGCCGTGGCGGCGCTGCGGCTCCTGGAGCCCGCGGCCATCATCGTGGCTGTGCCCGTGGCCGCGGCCGAGTCCTGCGAAAGCCTGGCCCAGGTGGCGGACGAGGTCGTCTGCGTCCGCATGCCCGAGCCCTTCTATTCCGTGGGCCTGTGGTACCGCGACTTCGCGCAGACCGAGGACGACGAGGTGCGCGACCTGCTCGCCGAGGCAACCCGGGAACGGGCTTCCGGCGAAACACAGCCTTCCGCCTGA
- a CDS encoding PAS domain-containing sensor histidine kinase translates to MHEFPSRRQLLLAVLVATTLSAAVEGVWSYSGAVSPPARVLLTAAVGLLISGTLALLLLRTRERAHRARDAALRSADDASALREAVMDVTSVGFAFFDRELRYVHVNTALAAMHGLPAERHLGRHVTEVMPDLGKRIAPRLQLALSTGASIQDTLLQVETPAAPGESRFWFGSYLRVCGANGEVLGVIAAMSEFTERMRAEQSLQEHEGRLDVLTRSLPDYLWGGKLRGGRLRDFYCTPVIERTTGYAASAFVQPAPDGGPPPLWAEMIHPEDRARYRASIEGLSPGAEAELEHRLICADGRVRWVRSRAAASALDAQGELHVGCVVTDITDRRLADDLRQRLHDSFRRSAQEWRRTFDAVASPLMVLGADGTVQRLNAAAIALFGGMDPSGQPLFTAASATPWSHALPLVEELRRTHASATRELGDPVSHRTWEVSATWLEEAGGEDSRIILVATEVTRLLELQASLRRSETMAAMGAIVAGVAHEVRNPLFSISAVVDAVEATFGARAELKPYVDVLRGEVKRLNHLTQELFEYGRPTRGEWVEGPVLPVMIDALSACALASDRAGVNVNRELAAALPRVRMDARRLFHVFRNVVENAVQHSPAGSAVRVATEEVEEAGRAWVRCTVRDGGRGFRAEDLPHVFEPFFSKRRGGTGLGLAIVQRIMEEHQGIIRLRNHPEGGAEVTLLLPAVSSRVSTQHVDSLAS, encoded by the coding sequence ATGCACGAGTTCCCTTCCCGTCGACAGTTGCTGCTGGCCGTCCTGGTGGCCACGACTCTCTCCGCGGCCGTCGAGGGGGTCTGGAGCTACTCCGGGGCGGTGAGCCCCCCTGCCCGCGTCCTCCTCACCGCCGCGGTGGGACTGCTCATCAGCGGCACCCTGGCGCTGTTGCTCCTGCGAACCCGGGAGCGCGCTCACCGCGCACGGGACGCCGCCCTGCGCAGCGCGGATGATGCCAGCGCGCTTCGCGAAGCCGTCATGGACGTGACGTCCGTGGGCTTCGCCTTCTTCGACCGCGAGCTGCGCTACGTTCACGTCAACACGGCCCTGGCGGCGATGCATGGCCTGCCCGCGGAGCGCCACCTGGGCCGGCACGTCACCGAGGTGATGCCCGACCTGGGCAAGCGCATCGCTCCGCGCCTCCAACTGGCGCTCAGCACGGGGGCCTCCATCCAGGACACCCTGCTCCAGGTGGAGACGCCCGCCGCGCCGGGCGAGAGCCGCTTCTGGTTCGGCAGCTATCTGCGCGTGTGCGGCGCGAACGGCGAGGTGCTGGGTGTCATCGCCGCGATGTCCGAGTTCACCGAGCGCATGCGCGCGGAGCAGAGCCTCCAGGAGCACGAGGGCCGGCTGGACGTGCTGACGCGGTCGCTGCCGGACTACCTGTGGGGCGGCAAGCTGCGCGGCGGGAGGCTGCGCGACTTCTACTGCACGCCCGTCATCGAGCGCACCACCGGTTATGCCGCCTCCGCGTTCGTCCAGCCCGCGCCGGATGGCGGACCGCCGCCGCTGTGGGCGGAGATGATCCACCCCGAGGACCGCGCCCGCTACCGGGCCAGCATCGAGGGCCTGTCCCCCGGCGCCGAGGCGGAGCTGGAGCACCGGCTCATCTGCGCCGATGGCCGCGTGCGTTGGGTGCGCAGCCGCGCCGCCGCTTCCGCGTTGGATGCGCAGGGTGAGCTGCATGTCGGCTGCGTCGTCACCGACATCACCGACCGGCGGCTCGCGGATGACCTGCGCCAGCGCCTGCATGACAGTTTCCGCCGCTCCGCCCAGGAATGGCGCCGCACCTTCGACGCGGTGGCTTCGCCGCTGATGGTGTTGGGGGCGGATGGCACCGTCCAGCGTCTCAACGCCGCCGCCATCGCGCTCTTCGGAGGCATGGACCCGTCCGGCCAGCCGCTGTTCACCGCGGCCAGTGCCACACCCTGGTCGCACGCGCTGCCGTTGGTGGAGGAACTGCGCCGCACCCACGCCAGCGCCACCCGCGAGCTGGGCGACCCGGTGTCACACCGCACGTGGGAGGTGTCCGCCACCTGGCTGGAGGAAGCGGGCGGCGAGGACTCGCGCATCATCCTGGTGGCCACGGAGGTGACGCGTCTCCTGGAGCTCCAGGCCAGCCTGCGGCGCAGTGAGACGATGGCCGCCATGGGCGCCATCGTCGCGGGCGTGGCCCACGAGGTCCGCAACCCCCTCTTCTCCATCTCCGCGGTGGTGGACGCGGTGGAGGCGACCTTCGGCGCGCGCGCGGAGCTCAAGCCCTACGTCGACGTGCTGCGCGGCGAGGTGAAGCGCCTCAACCACCTCACGCAGGAGCTCTTCGAGTACGGCCGCCCCACCCGCGGCGAATGGGTGGAAGGCCCTGTGCTCCCGGTGATGATTGATGCGCTCTCCGCGTGCGCCCTGGCCAGTGACCGGGCCGGTGTGAATGTGAATCGCGAGTTGGCGGCGGCGCTGCCCCGCGTTCGCATGGACGCCCGGCGTTTGTTTCACGTGTTTCGCAACGTGGTGGAGAACGCGGTGCAGCATTCACCGGCGGGCAGCGCGGTGCGGGTGGCGACGGAAGAAGTGGAAGAGGCGGGCCGGGCCTGGGTGCGGTGCACCGTGCGCGACGGTGGGCGGGGCTTCCGCGCGGAGGACCTGCCCCATGTCTTCGAGCCCTTCTTCAGCAAGCGGCGCGGCGGCACGGGGCTGGGCCTGGCCATCGTCCAACGCATCATGGAGGAGCACCAGGGTATCATCCGCTTGCGCAATCACCCGGAGGGCGGCGCGGAAGTCACACTGCTGCTTCCAGCTGTTTCTTCGCGTGTATCAACCCAGCACGTAGACTCCCTCGCTTCATGA